In a genomic window of Virgibacillus sp. SK37:
- the modB gene encoding molybdate ABC transporter permease subunit — MNLSPLWLSFQTAAFATVIVFVAGVFLARVITRNVFLGKSILEAIFLLPLVLPPTVVGFGLLFIFGKNGPLGILLSKWFDVQIVFTWYAVLIAAIVVAFPLMYQSASAAFQQYDANLEKAAYTMGASKWRVFWTISFPLAWPGLLGGLVLTFARALGEFGATLMLAGYIPGVTDTIPLAIYFAVESGNTEMASFWVIIIVALGFSAILWLNWWSKRNMMRYSQRPK; from the coding sequence ATGAACCTTTCACCACTTTGGCTATCTTTTCAAACCGCAGCATTTGCTACGGTTATTGTTTTTGTAGCTGGGGTTTTTCTTGCAAGAGTAATAACTCGAAATGTATTTCTCGGAAAAAGTATTCTGGAAGCGATTTTTCTGCTTCCACTTGTTTTACCACCAACCGTTGTCGGTTTTGGTTTATTATTTATTTTCGGTAAAAATGGCCCTCTCGGCATCCTGTTATCCAAGTGGTTTGATGTACAGATCGTTTTTACCTGGTATGCAGTGCTAATTGCTGCTATCGTTGTAGCCTTTCCACTAATGTATCAGAGCGCTTCTGCCGCTTTTCAGCAATATGACGCCAATTTGGAAAAGGCAGCATACACGATGGGGGCTTCCAAATGGCGTGTCTTCTGGACAATCTCCTTCCCCTTAGCATGGCCGGGCTTGTTGGGTGGCTTGGTACTCACCTTCGCCCGTGCGCTTGGTGAATTTGGAGCTACGCTTATGCTAGCAGGTTACATACCAGGAGTAACGGATACCATACCACTTGCCATTTATTTTGCAGTTGAATCAGGTAACACAGAAATGGCCTCTTTCTGGGTGATCATTATTGTTGCTCTCGGTTTCAGTGCGATTCTTTGGTTAAACTGGTGGAGCAAGCGAAACATGATGCGTTATTCCCAGCGACCGAAATAA
- a CDS encoding TetR/AcrR family transcriptional regulator, which produces MPKPTFYNLAESKKKVLMEAAEAEFSRVALSEASIANIVKMAKVPRGSFYQYFEDKEDAYFFLLEEHAKRRQINFITFLKQTNGDIFETMREMYCQTISNATNKGNLHFVKNALLNMNHKIENTFEKIFIDTVMEDHLDEVRSLINKDKLNIEHESDLSHIMKILTVVTLRNLIETFAKDLTYKEAVHNYTAEISLLKRGLSK; this is translated from the coding sequence ATGCCCAAACCAACCTTTTATAATTTGGCAGAGTCAAAGAAAAAAGTATTAATGGAGGCTGCGGAAGCTGAATTTTCAAGAGTTGCACTTTCTGAAGCCTCAATTGCTAACATTGTTAAAATGGCAAAGGTTCCTAGAGGAAGTTTTTATCAGTATTTTGAGGATAAAGAAGATGCCTATTTTTTTCTGCTGGAAGAGCATGCGAAAAGAAGACAAATAAATTTTATTACTTTTTTAAAACAGACGAATGGTGATATCTTTGAGACAATGAGAGAGATGTATTGTCAAACAATAAGTAATGCAACAAACAAGGGGAATCTTCACTTTGTTAAAAACGCGTTATTAAATATGAACCATAAAATTGAGAACACCTTCGAAAAGATATTTATAGATACGGTTATGGAAGATCACTTAGATGAAGTGAGATCTTTAATTAATAAGGATAAGTTAAATATTGAGCATGAGAGTGATCTATCACATATTATGAAAATTTTAACCGTGGTAACTTTGCGTAATTTAATTGAAACCTTTGCTAAGGATCTAACGTATAAAGAGGCAGTACATAATTATACTGCTGAAATAAGCTTATTAAAAAGAGGTTTATCCAAGTGA
- a CDS encoding NADPH-dependent FMN reductase, with product MLTIGIIVGSTRQGRNGEAVGKWAYDFAISRNDEVKYELVDLADYKLPFLGAELDKFAQEEANKYIKAWSDKMASFDGFVFVTPEYNHATSAILKNALDHLNPELNNKAAGFVSYGSLGGARAIENLRLILGELQVADVRTAVTFSLMTDFENMSIFQPAEYHAANANQMLDQVIAWSTALKSIRG from the coding sequence ATGTTAACTATAGGGATAATTGTTGGAAGTACACGTCAAGGGCGTAATGGGGAAGCTGTTGGAAAATGGGCATATGATTTTGCTATTAGCCGTAACGATGAGGTTAAATATGAATTAGTAGATTTAGCAGACTACAAATTACCATTTCTAGGTGCTGAGCTGGATAAGTTTGCTCAAGAAGAAGCGAATAAATATATAAAAGCATGGTCTGATAAAATGGCATCCTTTGATGGTTTTGTATTTGTAACACCAGAATATAATCATGCAACTTCAGCTATTCTTAAAAATGCGCTTGACCACCTAAATCCGGAACTAAACAATAAAGCTGCAGGCTTCGTTTCTTATGGTAGTTTGGGAGGGGCAAGAGCTATTGAGAATCTTCGTCTCATTTTAGGAGAATTACAGGTTGCGGATGTTCGCACCGCTGTTACCTTTTCTTTAATGACTGACTTCGAAAATATGAGTATCTTCCAACCGGCAGAATATCACGCAGCAAATGCTAACCAAATGCTTGATCAGGTTATAGCTTGGAGTACAGCACTAAAATCAATTCGTGGGTAA
- a CDS encoding cytochrome c biogenesis CcdA family protein: MTSAADLTIWLAFGAGLLSFLSPCTLPIFPAYLSYITGMSVKEMQDKPSMKIRSKLLIHSVFFLLGVSLIFIGLGIGVSFLGQWIQGLLAGQSGLFIQRIAGIFIIIMGLFVAGWINITSFMKEKRFRFTNKPVGYLGTVFVGMGFAAGWTPCIGPIFASILVVAASNPGQGGLYTLMYVIGFAVPFLVLTFFLGSTRWIVRYSDKIMKVGGIVMILMGVLLFTGQMPRISAFLLKLVQDTWLTKLG, from the coding sequence ATGACATCAGCAGCTGATCTAACTATTTGGCTGGCATTTGGCGCAGGGTTGTTATCATTTCTTTCACCATGTACCCTGCCAATTTTTCCAGCATATTTATCCTATATTACCGGGATGAGCGTAAAAGAAATGCAGGACAAACCAAGTATGAAAATCCGAAGTAAACTATTAATTCATTCTGTTTTCTTCCTACTGGGCGTATCGCTCATATTTATAGGTTTGGGCATTGGTGTTTCTTTTCTTGGCCAATGGATTCAGGGCTTACTTGCCGGTCAATCAGGCTTGTTCATCCAGCGAATTGCCGGGATTTTCATTATCATTATGGGTTTATTTGTAGCAGGATGGATTAATATTACTTCATTTATGAAGGAAAAGAGATTTCGTTTTACAAATAAACCTGTAGGCTATCTTGGCACGGTTTTCGTAGGAATGGGATTTGCAGCAGGTTGGACGCCTTGCATTGGTCCTATTTTCGCTTCGATACTTGTAGTTGCTGCGAGTAACCCGGGTCAAGGCGGCCTTTATACGCTTATGTATGTCATCGGCTTCGCTGTGCCTTTCTTGGTACTAACTTTCTTCTTGGGATCAACTCGGTGGATTGTTCGGTACAGCGACAAAATTATGAAGGTTGGCGGAATTGTAATGATTCTAATGGGGGTTCTTCTCTTCACTGGACAAATGCCGCGAATTTCCGCTTTCTTACTAAAATTGGTGCAGGATACATGGTTAACGAAACTAGGATAA
- a CDS encoding ATP-binding cassette domain-containing protein: MLHINVHKKLSHFKLEVNFSVGNEIVILFGASGSGKTTILNCVAGLIKPDAGEITLQGRTLYDTFVTVPTPKRNIGYLFQDYALFPHMTVFKNIRYGAKSDVLAKQLMKELAIDHLSEQYPLYISGGEKQRVALARALATEPEALLLDEPFSALDEATRANSHEELIRLQKLWDIPIIMVTHSTEEAKKLGNRILHIEKGHFITK; encoded by the coding sequence ATGTTACATATAAATGTTCATAAAAAGCTATCCCACTTTAAATTGGAAGTAAATTTTTCAGTGGGAAATGAAATAGTTATTCTTTTTGGGGCATCAGGATCTGGCAAGACAACCATCCTAAATTGTGTCGCAGGACTGATCAAACCGGACGCTGGAGAAATCACCCTTCAAGGTCGTACACTCTATGACACATTTGTTACAGTACCAACACCGAAAAGGAACATCGGTTATCTGTTTCAGGATTATGCACTTTTCCCCCATATGACTGTTTTTAAAAATATTCGTTATGGAGCAAAAAGTGACGTGCTGGCGAAACAGCTAATGAAAGAATTAGCGATCGACCATCTTTCAGAACAATATCCTTTATATATTTCCGGCGGGGAAAAACAACGGGTAGCCTTGGCTCGAGCACTTGCAACAGAACCAGAAGCACTTCTATTGGATGAACCTTTTTCCGCCCTGGATGAAGCAACTCGTGCAAACAGCCATGAAGAGCTAATTAGATTACAAAAGCTTTGGGATATTCCAATCATTATGGTCACACACTCAACAGAGGAAGCAAAAAAACTCGGCAACCGCATCCTTCATATAGAAAAGGGCCATTTTATTACAAAATAA
- a CDS encoding DeoR family transcriptional regulator, producing the protein MLPIERQKRIRELILDNQHMKISELSKELQVSEMTIHRDVKPLIEDGFIEKTFGGISLQSEADEKKVNEGKCVICCKTVNERMAYRLITSDNRIEVTCCAHCGLIRHRQLDKEVVQAICADFFRHTTISALVAWYVVDTSLQLDCCQPQALPFERKTEAYKFVKGFGGRVLPFQEVSEMIYNQMNGDCCHSVNEVENI; encoded by the coding sequence ATGTTGCCAATTGAACGGCAGAAGCGGATAAGAGAATTGATTTTGGATAATCAACATATGAAGATTTCTGAGCTAAGTAAAGAGCTTCAAGTATCGGAAATGACTATACACCGAGATGTCAAGCCACTGATTGAGGATGGCTTTATAGAAAAAACATTTGGGGGAATATCTCTTCAATCCGAAGCGGACGAAAAAAAAGTGAATGAAGGAAAGTGTGTGATTTGCTGTAAAACGGTCAATGAGAGAATGGCTTACAGATTGATAACTTCTGATAATCGAATAGAAGTAACGTGTTGCGCTCATTGTGGTTTAATCCGTCACCGCCAACTGGATAAAGAAGTGGTTCAAGCAATTTGTGCGGACTTTTTCAGACATACAACAATCAGTGCATTAGTAGCATGGTATGTGGTGGATACTAGTTTACAACTGGACTGCTGTCAGCCACAAGCACTTCCTTTTGAAAGGAAAACAGAAGCTTATAAATTTGTTAAAGGCTTTGGTGGCAGAGTACTTCCATTTCAGGAAGTATCTGAAATGATTTACAACCAGATGAATGGCGACTGCTGCCATAGTGTTAATGAAGTAGAAAATATATGA
- a CDS encoding SCO family protein, with product MKKLGLLGFILILFLTACGEKIETNMSEEVADFEFTTQDKEKLGLDDLKGEWWVADFVFTNCTTVCLPMTSNMAKLQKDLKEAGVDAQLVSFSVDPENDTPEVLKDYATKYNADLKNWSFLTGYDFQTIKELSIKSFRSLVKEAPAESDQVTHGTSFFLVNPDGEVIKQYSGIDSKQLDQIVKDLEKVQ from the coding sequence ATGAAGAAACTAGGTTTGTTAGGTTTTATACTTATACTTTTTCTTACTGCGTGTGGAGAAAAGATTGAAACAAACATGTCAGAAGAGGTAGCTGATTTTGAATTTACAACACAGGATAAGGAAAAATTAGGCCTTGATGACTTAAAAGGCGAATGGTGGGTAGCTGATTTTGTCTTTACGAATTGTACGACAGTTTGTCTGCCAATGACATCAAACATGGCAAAACTGCAAAAAGATCTAAAAGAAGCTGGTGTTGATGCTCAGTTAGTATCCTTCAGTGTTGATCCGGAAAATGATACTCCGGAAGTATTGAAAGATTATGCAACGAAATATAATGCAGATCTTAAAAACTGGTCATTCTTAACAGGCTATGACTTCCAAACAATCAAAGAGCTTTCCATTAAATCATTCCGTTCTTTAGTAAAAGAAGCACCTGCCGAATCAGATCAGGTTACACATGGAACAAGTTTCTTTCTAGTAAACCCTGATGGAGAAGTTATAAAACAATACAGTGGTATAGATTCCAAACAGTTAGATCAAATTGTAAAGGATTTAGAAAAGGTTCAATAA
- a CDS encoding hydroxymethylglutaryl-CoA lyase, with protein sequence MGRWPDLVQIKEVGPRDGLQNEKKIISTADKVNWINMLSESGVKEIEYSSFVHPKWVPALSDAHEVGRKIKRKPGVKYSALVPNQKGLELALEAGIDGASVFMSASESHNKKNINKSIDETFPVLKEVIEEAKKAGKHVTGYVSTVFDCPYEGRIDPDEVIRVCDRLLEFGVDDLSLGDTIGTAVPSQVGQLLEPILKRYPKEKVIMHFHDTRGMAIANIMTSMDYGITRFDSSVGGLGGCPYAPGAAGNVATNDVLYLLHGLGVKTGIDEKKFQEAALYIQNKLGKVLPSKSLAYTTAQL encoded by the coding sequence ATGGGACGATGGCCAGATCTTGTACAAATAAAAGAAGTAGGCCCGCGTGATGGCTTGCAAAACGAAAAGAAAATTATTTCCACTGCAGATAAGGTGAACTGGATTAATATGCTTTCAGAATCAGGAGTGAAAGAAATTGAATACTCCTCATTTGTCCATCCGAAATGGGTACCGGCATTATCTGATGCACATGAAGTTGGCCGCAAAATTAAACGTAAGCCAGGAGTGAAATATTCTGCACTTGTACCAAATCAAAAAGGGCTTGAGCTTGCTTTGGAAGCAGGAATTGATGGAGCTTCTGTATTCATGTCAGCGAGTGAATCACATAATAAAAAGAACATTAATAAATCCATTGATGAGACCTTCCCAGTGCTAAAGGAAGTCATAGAAGAAGCGAAAAAAGCCGGCAAGCATGTTACAGGCTATGTTTCTACTGTTTTTGATTGTCCGTATGAAGGTAGAATAGACCCCGATGAAGTGATTCGAGTATGTGATCGACTTTTAGAATTTGGTGTAGATGATCTTTCACTTGGAGATACCATTGGTACAGCTGTTCCATCTCAAGTAGGTCAACTCCTCGAACCGATTTTAAAAAGGTATCCAAAAGAAAAAGTTATTATGCATTTTCACGATACAAGGGGGATGGCAATAGCTAACATTATGACATCCATGGATTATGGGATTACGCGCTTTGATAGCTCTGTCGGAGGGCTTGGTGGTTGTCCATATGCACCTGGTGCGGCAGGTAATGTTGCTACAAACGATGTATTATATTTATTACATGGATTAGGTGTGAAAACAGGTATAGATGAGAAGAAGTTCCAGGAAGCTGCTTTATATATTCAAAACAAACTGGGAAAGGTACTTCCTAGCAAGTCACTCGCCTATACAACTGCTCAACTTTAA
- the ptsG gene encoding glucose-specific PTS transporter subunit IIBC, with product MFKKAFGVLQKVGKALMLPVALLPAAGLLLGLGNAAQQETMLNYLPFLGADWVQLLATVMEDAGGVIFGNLALIFAIGVAIGLAGDGAAGLAALVGYLVLNQVMSSWIGVSPDMLENDPGFASVLGIPTLQTGVFGGIIVGLIAAFCYNRYHNIEMPSFLGFFAGKRFVPIVTAAMSFVAGLILLIVWPPVQDAMNSASYWLIEEGTYLAVFFFGFIKRLLIPFGLHHIFHAPFWYEFGSYTNAAGELVRGDMTIFFEQLKDGVEITAGNFMAGEFPVMMFGLPAAALAMYHTARPEKKKLVAGLLGSAALTSFLTGITEPIEFTFMFISPVLFFIHAVLDGFSFVLMTWLDVNVGYTFSGGAIDFFLFGILPGKEPWWITIILGVIFAVVYYVIFRFFIQKFNLMTPGREKADEDTDNTTSKVKTGDLAFNVLEAMGGQENIAHLDACITRLRVSVNSISQVDKDRLKKLGAAGVLEVGDNIQAIFGPRSETIKGQMQDIMAGRTPRPVETDQQEEIKQQIEEVNPESMQNDETAINESISSPLSGELVPLTEVPDDVFAGKMMGDGFAIVPEDGEIVSPVNGKIVNLFPTKHAIGILSEGGKEILIHVGIDTVNLKGEGFEPLVKEGDEVKQGQPLLKADLAYIEKHAKSTITPIVFTNLKDGETVTIERNRSVSDNEENIITIK from the coding sequence ATGTTTAAGAAAGCTTTTGGCGTTCTGCAAAAAGTGGGTAAAGCACTTATGTTGCCTGTCGCTTTACTACCCGCTGCCGGCCTTCTGCTCGGGCTGGGTAATGCTGCCCAACAGGAGACAATGCTTAATTATCTTCCTTTTCTAGGGGCAGATTGGGTTCAATTACTAGCCACGGTAATGGAAGATGCTGGTGGCGTTATCTTTGGTAATCTTGCACTTATTTTCGCCATTGGTGTTGCTATCGGTCTTGCTGGCGATGGAGCCGCTGGTCTAGCCGCACTTGTAGGTTACTTAGTTTTAAATCAGGTGATGAGTTCCTGGATTGGTGTATCACCTGACATGCTCGAAAATGACCCAGGCTTTGCATCGGTGTTAGGAATACCTACATTACAAACCGGTGTGTTTGGCGGGATTATCGTCGGGTTAATTGCTGCCTTTTGTTACAATAGGTATCATAATATCGAAATGCCTTCATTTCTTGGATTCTTTGCTGGTAAGCGATTCGTTCCGATTGTAACTGCAGCAATGTCCTTTGTTGCAGGATTGATATTACTTATTGTATGGCCACCTGTACAGGATGCGATGAACAGTGCATCTTATTGGCTAATTGAGGAAGGTACTTACCTTGCAGTCTTTTTCTTTGGGTTTATTAAAAGACTGTTAATCCCGTTTGGTTTACATCATATTTTCCACGCACCTTTCTGGTATGAATTTGGTTCTTATACAAATGCAGCAGGTGAGTTAGTTCGTGGAGATATGACCATCTTCTTTGAACAATTAAAAGACGGTGTCGAGATTACTGCCGGTAATTTCATGGCTGGTGAGTTTCCTGTAATGATGTTCGGTCTTCCAGCTGCTGCCTTAGCTATGTATCATACTGCCCGGCCAGAAAAGAAGAAACTGGTTGCAGGCTTGCTTGGTTCTGCAGCATTAACTTCCTTCTTAACCGGAATCACAGAACCAATTGAATTTACATTTATGTTTATATCTCCAGTATTATTCTTTATTCATGCTGTATTAGATGGATTTTCGTTCGTACTAATGACTTGGCTGGATGTAAACGTAGGTTATACGTTCTCTGGTGGTGCCATTGACTTCTTCCTATTCGGAATTCTGCCTGGTAAAGAACCATGGTGGATCACCATCATATTAGGAGTTATTTTTGCTGTCGTGTACTATGTTATTTTCCGTTTCTTTATTCAAAAGTTCAATCTGATGACACCGGGCCGTGAAAAGGCAGATGAAGATACCGATAATACAACAAGTAAAGTAAAAACCGGAGATCTTGCTTTTAATGTACTTGAAGCAATGGGTGGACAGGAAAATATTGCTCATTTAGATGCATGTATTACCAGACTGCGCGTATCAGTTAATTCCATTAGCCAAGTGGATAAAGATCGTCTGAAAAAGCTGGGTGCTGCTGGCGTACTTGAAGTTGGCGACAATATCCAAGCAATTTTCGGACCTCGTTCTGAAACAATAAAAGGTCAAATGCAGGATATTATGGCAGGAAGAACGCCACGTCCAGTAGAAACAGATCAACAGGAAGAAATCAAGCAACAAATTGAAGAGGTTAATCCGGAAAGCATGCAAAATGATGAGACAGCTATTAATGAGTCAATTTCTTCACCATTAAGTGGAGAGCTTGTTCCACTTACAGAAGTACCAGATGATGTTTTTGCAGGTAAAATGATGGGAGACGGGTTTGCAATTGTTCCTGAAGATGGCGAGATTGTTTCACCTGTAAATGGTAAAATCGTGAATCTTTTCCCTACAAAGCATGCAATTGGCATATTATCTGAAGGTGGAAAAGAAATTCTCATCCATGTAGGTATTGATACAGTTAATTTAAAAGGAGAAGGGTTTGAGCCACTTGTTAAAGAAGGCGATGAAGTGAAGCAAGGTCAGCCTTTATTAAAAGCGGACTTAGCATATATTGAAAAACATGCAAAATCAACCATTACTCCAATTGTATTTACAAACCTAAAGGATGGAGAAACAGTTACCATTGAAAGAAACAGATCTGTTTCTGATAATGAAGAAAATATAATTACTATAAAATAA
- the glcT gene encoding glucose PTS transporter transcription antiterminator GlcT, translated as MNTFLIKKVLNNNVLIALDEQQHEVVLIGKGIGFQAKKNEIIPESSIEKLFVLRSEKEQEHYKQLLPNIDEFTMDTIISSLEMIRKRTNTLVNEQVFVALTDHILFAITRLMKGLAIRNPFLSETKTLYPFEYEIAAEVVDFINQSLDINLPPGEIGFITLHIHSAITDTQLADINRYSQLVTVLIETIESQLKINIDREGIDYIRLVRHLRYTMERVLKEEKITEPEKIASLLKKEYPTCYNLAWKLIKIMQQTLKKPVFDAEAVYLTMHLQRLTNKYE; from the coding sequence ATGAATACATTTTTAATCAAAAAGGTTCTAAATAACAATGTACTTATCGCTTTAGATGAACAACAACATGAAGTTGTGCTCATTGGTAAAGGAATTGGTTTTCAAGCAAAGAAAAATGAAATAATACCCGAATCTTCCATTGAAAAATTGTTTGTATTGCGTAGCGAAAAAGAACAGGAACACTATAAACAGCTCTTGCCTAATATTGATGAGTTCACAATGGATACAATTATTAGCTCTCTTGAGATGATAAGGAAACGAACGAACACACTGGTAAATGAACAGGTATTTGTTGCCCTAACAGATCATATTCTATTTGCCATCACCCGTTTAATGAAAGGCTTGGCAATTCGCAACCCATTTTTAAGTGAAACGAAAACGCTTTATCCCTTTGAATATGAAATCGCTGCAGAAGTAGTTGACTTTATTAATCAATCCCTGGATATTAACCTGCCACCAGGAGAAATTGGCTTTATTACCCTTCATATTCATAGTGCCATAACAGATACACAATTAGCAGACATTAATCGTTACTCTCAGCTTGTAACTGTATTAATTGAAACCATTGAGAGCCAACTCAAAATAAATATAGACAGAGAGGGAATTGATTATATCCGATTGGTAAGGCATCTCAGATATACGATGGAGCGTGTATTAAAGGAGGAGAAGATAACCGAACCGGAGAAGATAGCAAGCCTATTGAAAAAGGAATATCCTACATGTTATAATTTAGCATGGAAGCTTATTAAGATTATGCAACAAACTTTAAAAAAACCTGTGTTTGATGCGGAGGCAGTTTATTTAACGATGCATCTGCAACGATTAACAAATAAATATGAATAA
- the spx gene encoding transcriptional regulator Spx: protein MTVKVYGAPCSSTRKAKNWLANHGLTFVERNILKEPLTVQELQAILHRTLDGTDEIIATRSKVYKELDLDFDALSLQELITIIQKHPGLLRSPIIMDEKRMQVGYHDDEIRQFIPRKTREYEWLQLRLNSLRPAEL, encoded by the coding sequence ATGACTGTTAAAGTTTACGGCGCACCATGTTCATCAACTCGAAAAGCAAAAAACTGGCTCGCAAATCATGGACTAACCTTTGTAGAAAGAAATATATTAAAAGAACCATTAACAGTGCAGGAATTACAAGCAATTCTACATCGTACATTAGATGGTACAGATGAAATCATTGCTACAAGATCCAAAGTGTATAAGGAATTGGATTTGGATTTTGATGCATTATCTTTACAAGAATTAATTACAATTATTCAGAAGCATCCTGGTTTGTTACGTAGTCCGATTATTATGGATGAGAAGCGAATGCAGGTGGGGTATCATGACGATGAAATACGACAGTTTATCCCACGTAAAACTCGAGAATATGAATGGTTGCAATTACGCTTGAACAGCTTAAGACCAGCTGAACTATAA
- a CDS encoding helix-turn-helix domain-containing protein: MSPIDLHNIGRKIKEARLGNKKTQQQIADECGISKSMLSKIENGQTSSAVATLSKISEALEVPLAWVLDDHPETDIVMLPKAERQFTVGNESMGYSYELLANRSKFSSIEPTIVHVTPKDDNLRHEPYTHSQEEFIYILDGSIYLLYDEERHFMEAGDSAYFKGTKPHLFVPVENKEAKVLTIFIS, translated from the coding sequence ATGTCCCCAATAGATTTACATAATATAGGTAGAAAAATTAAGGAAGCCCGGTTGGGTAATAAAAAAACTCAACAGCAAATTGCTGACGAATGCGGTATTTCTAAAAGTATGCTTTCTAAAATAGAAAATGGGCAAACTTCTTCCGCGGTAGCTACTTTATCAAAAATTAGTGAGGCCTTAGAGGTTCCGCTTGCCTGGGTATTGGATGACCATCCTGAAACAGATATTGTCATGCTTCCGAAAGCAGAAAGACAATTCACAGTGGGTAATGAAAGTATGGGTTACTCTTATGAGTTATTGGCTAATCGTTCGAAATTTTCCAGTATTGAACCAACCATAGTACATGTTACCCCGAAAGATGATAATCTGCGGCATGAACCATACACCCATTCACAGGAAGAGTTTATTTACATTCTGGATGGCTCGATCTATTTATTGTACGATGAAGAGAGGCATTTTATGGAAGCAGGAGACTCTGCATATTTTAAAGGAACAAAGCCTCATTTATTTGTTCCCGTTGAAAATAAAGAAGCAAAGGTTTTAACTATTTTTATATCTTAG
- a CDS encoding FixH family protein: MKKLYWVGTILLLSAIFLVACGEDQENQSNSKTDEEELKSLDVNFEVPETVEKGEEVELKAVVTYGDEKVKDADEVQFEYWIKGNEDDSTKIEATNNEDGTYTANVTFDKNAMFEIFSHVTARDLHTMPKKSVTVGDGESDMHHAANEDGKEEHESHSGHEGDGDGHAHTDGFSMHFKEPEDVKAGETTPLIVHLTQDDQPLKGVKVRYEIVPDGNKEKTMWVDAKEDKAGEYTAEHTFKESGAYTTVIHVEDDKDLHEHKEYDIEVK, translated from the coding sequence ATGAAAAAATTATATTGGGTAGGAACAATCCTGCTTTTATCAGCAATTTTTCTTGTTGCATGTGGAGAAGATCAAGAAAATCAGAGCAATTCTAAAACAGACGAGGAAGAATTAAAATCATTAGATGTAAATTTCGAAGTGCCTGAAACTGTGGAAAAGGGAGAAGAAGTGGAATTAAAAGCTGTAGTTACATATGGCGACGAGAAGGTAAAAGATGCAGATGAAGTACAATTCGAGTATTGGATAAAGGGCAATGAAGATGATAGCACAAAGATAGAAGCTACGAACAATGAAGACGGCACGTATACAGCGAATGTCACCTTTGATAAAAATGCCATGTTCGAGATATTCTCACATGTGACAGCAAGAGATTTGCATACGATGCCCAAGAAATCAGTCACCGTTGGGGATGGGGAGTCTGACATGCATCATGCTGCTAATGAAGATGGCAAGGAAGAACATGAAAGTCATAGTGGACATGAAGGTGATGGGGATGGACATGCTCACACAGATGGATTCTCCATGCACTTCAAGGAACCTGAAGATGTAAAAGCAGGAGAAACTACTCCGTTAATTGTTCATCTGACTCAGGATGACCAACCATTAAAAGGTGTAAAAGTGAGATATGAGATTGTGCCTGATGGAAATAAAGAGAAAACAATGTGGGTAGATGCCAAGGAAGATAAGGCTGGCGAATATACAGCTGAGCATACGTTTAAAGAAAGTGGAGCATACACTACAGTTATACATGTAGAAGACGATAAAGACCTTCATGAGCATAAAGAATATGATATTGAAGTAAAATAA